Below is a window of Bacteroidales bacterium DNA.
TCGTTTATATTGTAAACAAAACCGTTTATATAATCATTTGATGATATCAGATTGTTGCTTTGATACACTTCTTTTCTGATTTTTACGCCATTAGCAGTGTAAATATATTGAATAAAATTATTATTCCCAAAATCCACTTCTATGGGCAGGTTCAGGTAGTTATAAAAAATATTTTCTACACCTTTATTTTTATCTCTTATCATATTCCCGTTACTGTCGTATAAATAATCATCATCAGTATTTGTGCCATCATTAAAGCCACCTGTAGTTGAACTGTAGTCAGTAACTTTATTTAACTGGTTGCCGTTGTATAAATAATCAAGGTCATCAATTAAACTGCCTGTTACTCCATAACGTTCTAATTCAAGGATATTACCATTTTTATCATATGAAATATCAGGAATGGAATATTTATTCATCGGACTCCATATTCCTGAAGTTTCTTGTCCGTATCGGGCACTTTTCAACTGGTTTATATCATCATACTGAAATGCGTAAGCCCTTTCTCCCGTATAGCCATCACTATTATGTGCTGTAGCCCATTTCATTGCTGTTATATTTCCATTGTATTGTATGTCTGCACTATTTCCTAAGTTGTCAATAGTTTTGTCATAAAAGAATTCCATTCCAAAAAGGTCATTATCATCACTGCTGCTTAAATCGGCATTATTTATTTTTGTTAGCATGCCACGAATATTATATTCATAGTCAACCGATTGTAAGCTTGTAGTTCCATGGTTGTATGAATGCAGGTTTTTCTCAATAACTTGTCCCAACTCGTTATAATGTAAATCATTTAAAGCAACTTCTTGTTCATCGTTTATTTGCTGATAAATTTGAAGCAACCTGCCGGCATGATCATATATAAAACTGTTTTTTACCGTAGCTTCAAGAGTTTCAGTATCTTTTATTACAGTTTGGAAATGTTCGGTTCTTTTAAGCTTGCTTATAAAATCATATCTGTTGCTTACAATATCAAGTCCGCTTAAATGGTTTTCCGAAACAGACTGTATAGGTCTGTACTTATTATCGTAATATATCATACTGCAAAGCCATGTATCTGAGCCGTCAAGTATTTTAACTTTTTGTCCTGTAACAAGACCGTTTACCCTGTCGAAATAACCATTATCAATTGCATCATTGTCGATATAAGTATCAATGCTTTTGCTGTTGTCAAAATCCAAGTATGAACTATAATTAAAATTATAATCATCGTAATAGACTACTGTAAGATAATTATTTTCATTCAAAACATTTGGGAATGTCCTGTTTGTATAATTGTGAACATCAGTTCCTCTTATCTCAAACAGATTATCTCCTGTGTATGTATTAACTAATTGTTGAATTGTTTGTAAGTTGTCTGCATTTACATATATACCGGTAAGAATAGGTCTGTTTGACCTGTCGTATTTAATAAAAGACCATTCGTTATTAATTCTCTGATTGCCATCCTGGGTTAATACGGGTCTGTTAAGTATATCATATACCATATAAACAATATCTGCTCCCGGCACTTTCTTATATATCATACGATGGCGTTCATCATACTCGAAATAATAACTATAATCAGAGTCGGAAAAAATGCCATTATTAACAATTGCCGCGGGTGGGATAATATATCTTAATAAGTTAAAATCGTCATATACATAATAAGTATTATGAATCGTAAACATACAATCGTTAAATACACGTTTTAAAACAGTTTTTCCAAGGCTGTTTTTATAAGTTTTTACCCTGGCATTGTTCTCGTCAGTTGTTTCGGAAACAGACAATGTGTTTTCTGTATGATAACCATCAACATAACAAGAATTTCCATCAAGGTATAATTTTTTAACTTCTGAGACAGAATTAAAACAATGTTCAAGTTTTACGGTATGTCCGGCTTCAGGATCACCATCAATGACCTGCCATGTTTCTCCCGGTGCACCTTGTTCAGTAACCCTGTTTAAGGGTGAATTATCAAAAACTGTTTCGGCATAATAATAATCTGTTTCTGAAACTTTTTCCTGTCCTGAATAAAATTCATTCAATTCAGCAAAAGGATCATCAATAAAGTTAGCATTGTTATTTTTTGTGAATGGTAAGTATGATTTTGTTTGCCTGCCAAATTCATCGTATTCAACATGTTGTATCATATCATACATTTTAGGACTTGCTTTAACAGCAATATTTTGAATTGGTCTTCCAAAACCATCGAGATACTTAACAGAAACCTGTTTATTGTTAAATTCCAAATTTTCCAGTGAACTTTCAGATGTAACTTCAACAAAAGGTGTTGTAGTTATAGAATAATTATAATCAGTATTAATGTTAAGTTCGTTTGTGTAAATATCAAAAGTTTTATTAACCTGATTACCCATTGCATCGGAAACAGTAACAGAATAAGTTCCATACTCAAGCCCTGTTTGATTTTGAGCTGTAGAACCATTACTCCACAGGTAATAATATGGTGGCAGTCCATCAGAAACCTGTAAAACAATTGTACCATTATTATTATCAACAGTTCCGACAACTTGTAAAGGTTCAGGAATAATATTTGTAACTATTACATTACTTCCTTCTTTTGCATGAAATCCGGGTAATAATTTTATCATTCGCAATGATTGAATATTAGCTGTTCCGCCTTGTGTTCCATTACCCTCAACAATAAATCCATCAAACAGATAAGGAACATCAATAGGATTTGCACTTGTTTCTTCATAAGTATTTCCTATTTCAACAATAAAGTTGCCAAAAGCAAAATTATGATTTCCTATATGTGAATAATCAGTACCCGAATATTCATTCCATTCATTATTGGTGTTTGGATCTTGTGGCGTGTTTCTTGGAGTATTTATAATTGCTTTACGAATAAAAATGCAGGATGCTGCAAAATATTGATTTTCAGTACAAGTTCCTTCATCAAAAAAACCAAACCAGTCAACAACAGTTCCGTTTTTTATCAGACGAATCATATCATTACCGTCCCATCTTATATTTGTTATAGTATGAGTAATAATCAGGTCAGCTTCATTTAATATATCCTGACATGAATTACTCCATGTAATAACATATACTTCACCTGAATTAAGAGTACCGGATAAATTGTATGTTTTTTCAAATGTTTCATAATTTTCTGTTAACTGTATTGAATATTGTGAAAGGTTAACAGGTTTACCGGTACCGTTAAATATTTCCAAAGCCTGATTACTACTCCAATCTATATATTCAGATATAAATAAATCAGAAGCTTGTTGTGGATAAACAATTCCTAATATGCCAAAACAATAAATCAGGAATATAATTTTTTTAATATTATTTTTCATGTGTTTATAATTCATATATATTTAAATTAAATTAAATATGAAATTATTTCATAGTAATATATATTATTATTTTTTCAATTTATTTATATCGTTTCTTATTTCGGAATTATCTTTCTTCAATTGTTCAATTGATTTGTTTTGTTCTATAATATACAGAGTTAACTCTTCGATTTTCTGAAGTAAGACAGAGTTCATTTCGCCAAGGCTGACACCATTTTTCAACACTTCGTTTTCAGAAGGTACATCAGGAAGGTGTTTATTTGTTTCAATAAAGTTTTCGACTTCGGCAAGTGTTTTAAGCTTATAATCTTTTTCAAAAACAAAGTCTGACCAGCCTTCTAAAGTAACATTTACCTCTTTTGTTGTGATTATTCCGTTAACAGCCAGCAAAGATTGAGGATTTGTTGTTCCGATACCAACGTTGCCGTTCGAAGTGATTCTAAACCTTTCTGTACCGTTCGAGAAATTAGTAGCACCAGACCTATATACCAGGTCCCCACTTCCAGTTTTAAAACCCAGAATTCCACGTTCAGCAACTCCATTTTCAGCCCAATAAATATATCCATCATAACCAGAATTTGGCCTAATATGTAGTTTTTGATTATTGCTACCATTTATTGTAATAATATCTTTTACTGTTAATTGCCATAATGGATTAGTTGTTCCGATACCAACATTACCACTTGAGCGATAAATATTAGTCCCGCTAGTACTCCAAACACTAGAGCCACCAGAAATCGATTCTCCATTAATCTTGATATCAGTAGCATTAATCGTGCCAGCAACATCTAATTTATAACCCGGATTATCAGTTCCAAGTCCTAAATTTCCATTAGCGTCAAATACAAGTTCTCTTTTACCTCTTTGATAATTATATAAGGAAAATTTACCTTCTGATGGGTAATTTGATAAAAATCCCCATGTGCTAGTACCGGCATCCTGGAATCGAATTATTGATATTTTTCCGTTAGTTTCTGTATTTATATGTAATTCAGAATGATTATTTGCCTTGGATTTTATTTCTAATAAAGCACTTGGGGTGTTTGTTCCGACACCTACCTTACCTCCGCCTAGTGCTATAATTACATTATCCGGAACATACCAATTTAATCCTAATTTTCCACCATTTGATTCCATCATCAAATAACCACCGGCATCTGTTGTTGTTTTAATTGAAGGTTGTCCGCTAATTCTTCCTAAATTTAAAGTAGTTTGAGTTCCTGTGGGAATAATATCTAATTTAGCTGTAGGTGTAGTTGTTCCGATGCCGATGTTGCCATCAGCATTTATAACCATTCTATCACTATTATTATTGGTACTGAATGACATTAAATTATTTAAATGATTATATACTATTTGTCCTGCCATGGATGAATTATCATCACCAAAGTCAATTATAGAAAAGCCATCGTTTTTTCCAAAAAGATATAATCTAGCTTGGGCTCCAGAATTTAGATTATTTTGAATCATAAGTCCTTCACCTAAGATGCTTTTAGGTAATGTTCCTTTTCCATAAACAATATGTAGTTTTTTAATAGGGGTTGATGTTCCAATACCGATATTTCCTTTATGCCATGAAATATTCCCATCGTTAAGATCCATCCATTGTCCAAAAGAAAAATTAATATTTAGTATTAAAATTGTAATTACAAAAATTAGTTTTTTCATGATTTTTAGTATTAAAAGTTTATTGTTTTAATTTTTTATATTATAATAGTTTTAGTCTGATGAAGAATAAACAAATTCTGTTTTTTTAAGAATATTTCCATCCTGGTCGCGAACAATAGTTAATCTTCCAAAATCATCATATTCATAAAATATTGAAATATTGTTTATATCTGTTTTTGATTTAATACCATTTATATTGTATGTATATGTTGCCATATTGGCATCGGCAGGATAAAAACGTAATTCATCAATATAAAAACCGCTATTTATTGTAAGTTCACTACCATTAGAAGAAAAATCAATTTTTATTTCATACAATTTCCATCCATTAGCATTTGCTACTGATGATATGTTTTCAACAATAGTGTAATTAGTACCTGTTATGTTTGGCGCGCCTGCATATTCTTTTGCCCAGAAAGTCAATTTATAACTGCCTGCAACAATATTAGATTTTACAATTGTTCCCGAAGTAAAATTATGGTATTTGCTGCCTGTAACAGAAATTATTGATTCTATACTGTTATCAGTATAATTCCAGTTTCCATGATCTGATGATTCAAAACTGGTATATGCTATTTCATTATATTCTGCATTTGTTACTTCTGCAATAGTCAAATTGGAGTTATATCCCAAAATTTTTGAAATATGGTAATTATTTTCTGTATGCGATTGAAGAGTATTGCCAAAATTATCATGAACATCGCTTGTAGTTTTAAGAGAATACCTTGTATCTTTAACAAAATTCTGGCTTGCGTCAAAATATGAATTATTGAAATCAATTAAAGTCTGGTTTGTTTCTAAAATAAATGACTGGTAATGTAAAATATTATATTGAAACTCTCCGGCAATATTGAGATTTTTTTTGAATATATTGAGATTTGCAGAAATAACTTCGTTGTTTTTTAAAGTAACTGTTTCTATTGGTATGTTAATAATATGATTATCTAACATATAGGAGAACACATTATATATTGTATTAGTAGTGATTAAGTCAGGGTCAACGGAATAATCCCGTGAGTATTTCATTTGTTTTTTAAGCTCTAAACCCTCACTATCTACAGTTTTTATTTCTGATATTTGTCCAAAATTATTGTAAAAATAGAAAGAAAATGTTGAACTATATTTGCTGTTATCGTCCTGGTCATAAATAATAACATTTTTACTCGTAAGAATCTTTTTCATTTCAGTAAGAATATCATATTTCCCATAAACAAATACAGGTTGAACTGCTTTTAAATATAATTCATCAAGCATATTAGTTTTAATTCCTGAAATAATTATTGGGGTGCTTCCATTTTTAGAAAATATATTGTATTCATAAATAAATTTTCTGACCTTATTATCATCTGTATCATATTCTGTTTTTGTTTTAAGTTGTCCTCTGTTCCATCCATAATTTGTGTTTTGAGGGAAAGGATATGAATGGTACCCTGAAATCATATTTTCAATAAGACCATTTAAATTATCATGATTTATTTCCGGTTCTTTGGAAATCCAATTTACTGCAGTGGTTTCAAAAAGCCCGTCAACAGGGTCGTTTATATCTCCATAGGCAGCCGGCATACTGAATTCATAAACAATTTTACCAATATTTTCATTAGTTTCACTTCCAATTATTTCTGTTACTTCTTCATAGCCTATTACTCCATCAGAGAAATCTGATAAATTATAAACGGTAATTTTACAATAAGGCTCTATATCATCATCATAATTGAAATTAATTTCCCCTTTTAATGGGTTGTAATATGCATAAACAGGAAGGGTAATTATTTTTCCACTTGAAATATCGGGATTATCAGAATATGTGTATTTATATTCCCTTTTTTCATTAATATTATTAACAGCATCAATTTTTTCAATACTTTTAATCCTAATACCGCCACCTGTATAATTCTGACCATCGTAAAAAAATTCATGAGGCTCATAAGTATAAATTGTTTTTCCACCCATAGGAGTTTCAATACAATTTAATGTGCCTATTGTCATCAAATCAGCATTAGGTGTTCTATCGGTACCTTCAATAATACTATCTTCAGAATAAGTATGACCTTCTTTTGGCCACAGCCTGAAACGTGCATTACCTTCAAGATCAGGATGAATATATATTGTTGGTTTTAAATTTTGTGCTTCTGTATTTCCATTATAATAACCCCAGAAATCTTTTTGATAAGCTGCTTTCATTGGTAAAGCCCTTATTTCACTTTCGTAGTCATAACTAAAAATGTAGGGAGGTAAGGATTTTCCATTATTGGAAACCTGTAAAGAATTTAATTTTAATCGTTTTTTATAACTTTCTCTGTAATAATATATATCATCACAATTATTTGCATCTATTTCGGGGCTTTCGAAATAATCATAGAAAAAAGTATATTCCTTTACAGCCTCAAAAGTATCATCTATTTTTGAATAAATATTTATATTATTTAATGTTTTACATGAATATAAACCACCTAAATAAGTACTTTGCATAAGATCTTCCCTTTCATTTTCATCATCTGAAATAAACTCAATTTTGAAATAATCAGATTCAATTTTAGTTAGTTTTCTACTATCTGTTAGTTTTCCCGGTGTTAAAAAATCATATGAATTATTAATAATATTTATATATGATTCATTATATAAAGTCGGTTCTTCTAAAAAACCTGATATTATTCTTTCATAATTATATTCAAAGGTAATTTCTTCATTAAAACTTGTAATTATTTTTGATAAAAACCATCCGGAAACATACTCCATTTCTTTTTCAAATAAAATATATCGTTGAGCTATATATCCTGGGTCAGGATCAAGGTATGCAACAACCGAATATGAGTATTCAATGTCTTCAAAAAAATATTTTGTGCCATTTTCATCAGTTATTGTAAAAGAAGTAATTTCTTCGCCTGGTGTATATGTGTATTCAATTAAAAGATCCTGATATGTTATCATTCTTATAGGTTTGGGATCATTCCAGTCATTACTTCCTTTGTCAAATACGAACGAACCGCTTCTTCCGCAAAAGTTAAAATAAAAAATATCGGGTTCGGTATCATTTTCCCTTTCGGTTTCCCAACCATGCTGGTCTGTTAAATTTGAAAAATCTGAATCAGCATCATAATTATTTACATAATCAGAAGGATTAAAATCATAAACTAATTTTGCCTGGGTATCTTCGTAAGATATATCTCCATTGGGAAAATCATCATTTGGATATGTATATTCTCCATATAACCATCCAATATAACTAATATTATAGCCAGTAGGTATTCCGTTAAAACTACTTATTTTTAATTCAACAATATCGTCAGGTAAATCTTTTACAACACGTGTTATTGCTCCTCCTGCATTCAATGACCAGCCCAATCCTACCCATGATGCTTCATCACTTACTTTAATACCTGAAGTATTATAACTTAGTGAAATAGGAATTGATACACCACGGGCTTTACAATTCCATAAGGGTATATTAATGGATGGTTTACCTGAATATAAACCCGCTGAAGCATTTGATGAAGCGGCTTGTGGTTCTAATGAAGCTTCAGCTTCTTGTGCAATAATGTTTTGAAAAAAAACAGTAATTAATAAAATACTAATAATAAATTTTTTCATCTTTCTTTTTTCTTAATAATATATTATGTTTTATTAAATTGTTTTTACAAAAAGTAAAAAATATTTTAATTTTTAAAGTTGCAAATATACTCATTAAATAAATTAATAAAATGTAGTCCTGTAGGACGACAGAAATTAATAAAACTATAATAAAGACCTAAGCATAATTAAACATACATGCTGTTTTTGCAGTACAGGAAATATTTTTTTTTATGATTAGGCAGGAAAATCTGTCGCTGCTATGCAGCTATTTTCAACATATTATATTATGCTACCATATTATCATCGTTATGCGATTATTTTTTAAAATGGTTCAAAAGTTACTATTTGTAGGAATATAACGGGTTAAGTTCCGATAGGAACTGCAGTATGGTAATATTTTACAATATAATAAAATGTAGTCCTGTGGGACGACAGAAATTAATAAAACCATAACAAACACCTATACACAATTAACCTTACGCTATGGAAACCTGTCGCTGCTATGCAGCTATTTTTCACATATTATAATTTATACTA
It encodes the following:
- a CDS encoding lamin tail domain-containing protein, whose amino-acid sequence is MKNNIKKIIFLIYCFGILGIVYPQQASDLFISEYIDWSSNQALEIFNGTGKPVNLSQYSIQLTENYETFEKTYNLSGTLNSGEVYVITWSNSCQDILNEADLIITHTITNIRWDGNDMIRLIKNGTVVDWFGFFDEGTCTENQYFAASCIFIRKAIINTPRNTPQDPNTNNEWNEYSGTDYSHIGNHNFAFGNFIVEIGNTYEETSANPIDVPYLFDGFIVEGNGTQGGTANIQSLRMIKLLPGFHAKEGSNVIVTNIIPEPLQVVGTVDNNNGTIVLQVSDGLPPYYYLWSNGSTAQNQTGLEYGTYSVTVSDAMGNQVNKTFDIYTNELNINTDYNYSITTTPFVEVTSESSLENLEFNNKQVSVKYLDGFGRPIQNIAVKASPKMYDMIQHVEYDEFGRQTKSYLPFTKNNNANFIDDPFAELNEFYSGQEKVSETDYYYAETVFDNSPLNRVTEQGAPGETWQVIDGDPEAGHTVKLEHCFNSVSEVKKLYLDGNSCYVDGYHTENTLSVSETTDENNARVKTYKNSLGKTVLKRVFNDCMFTIHNTYYVYDDFNLLRYIIPPAAIVNNGIFSDSDYSYYFEYDERHRMIYKKVPGADIVYMVYDILNRPVLTQDGNQRINNEWSFIKYDRSNRPILTGIYVNADNLQTIQQLVNTYTGDNLFEIRGTDVHNYTNRTFPNVLNENNYLTVVYYDDYNFNYSSYLDFDNSKSIDTYIDNDAIDNGYFDRVNGLVTGQKVKILDGSDTWLCSMIYYDNKYRPIQSVSENHLSGLDIVSNRYDFISKLKRTEHFQTVIKDTETLEATVKNSFIYDHAGRLLQIYQQINDEQEVALNDLHYNELGQVIEKNLHSYNHGTTSLQSVDYEYNIRGMLTKINNADLSSSDDNDLFGMEFFYDKTIDNLGNSADIQYNGNITAMKWATAHNSDGYTGERAYAFQYDDINQLKSARYGQETSGIWSPMNKYSIPDISYDKNGNILELERYGVTGSLIDDLDYLYNGNQLNKVTDYSSTTGGFNDGTNTDDDYLYDSNGNMIRDKNKGVENIFYNYLNLPIEVDFGNNNFIQYIYTANGVKIRKEVYQSNNLISSNDYINGFVYNINELEFIQTAEGRVVPEANNINFRYEYSLTDHLGNTRVCFTDLNNDGQADLIQENHYYPFGLTMDGLNYYGSGIVENKYKFNGKEMQDEYGLNLYDFGWRMYNPALGRWHNIDPALQHASPYLALGNNPINRIDPNGLYDDWVVQMCKAYVNHDNITESYYELGMYGGGGGGGRGGGGGGYGGSGTSGTRGGIWTDAERELIRQVGLLMFLKLQYYEWVDEVMYGDDDEMITAEALGEAAMAHHMDLRNATVSLVGGELSDDVMFTTTYDGDGNLTSAYFGQVQKRGVHSEIENKINQAGISERERNIANRDGYFDPDYEEQLYINQDLNVKVADALSFISSNISIGNENLSGTILYDPAGNAQANFVTQIGWKDTYTKINRQGGAPINGYLVRFVNSNGYSISTLIFKNHKNFKRYTNYLLGN